Genomic window (Pleurodeles waltl isolate 20211129_DDA chromosome 2_2, aPleWal1.hap1.20221129, whole genome shotgun sequence):
gggggctcctcggggcatccaccacctgggcaagggagagggccacctgggggtcgcttctgcactggaggtcggatacttcaggtcctgggggctgcgggtgcagtgtctttaccaggcgtcgggttcttagaagcaggcagtcgcgatcagggggagcctctggattccctctgcaggcgtcgctgcgggggctcaggggggtcaactctggctactcacagggtcgcagtcgccggggaatcctccctgtggtgttggttctccgcaggtcgagccgggggcatcgggtgcagagtggaaagtctcacgcttccggcaggaaacgtgcagtcctttaaaagttgtttctttgttgcaaagttgtagcttctttggaacagagccgctgtcctcaggagttcttggtccttttagatgcaggatagtcctctgaggcttcagaggtcgctgcactctgggggacgtgtcgctgttgcagtttttctcgaagtggggaaacaggccggtagggctggggccaaagcagttggtgtctccatcttctctgcagggctttcaggtcagcagtcattctttgtcttcaggttgcaggaatctatcttcctaggttctgggggcccctaaatactcaatttagggctgttttaggtctgggggtttgtagccaatggctactagccctgagggtggctacaccctctttgtgcctcctccctgaggcgaggggggcacatccctaatcctattgggggaatcctccatctgcaagatggaggatttctaaaagtcataaTCACCTcgtctcaggacaccttaggggctgtcctgactggccagtgactcctccttgtttatctcattatctcctccggccttgccgccaagagtggggccgtggccggagggggagggcatctccactagctggaatgcactgtggcgctgtaacaaagggggtgagcctttgaggctcaccgccaggtgttacagctcctgcagggggaggtgagaagcatctccacccagtacagggtttgttactagccacagaatgacaaaggcactctccccatgtagccagcaacatgtctggtgtgtggcaggctggcaaaactagtcagcccacactggaagtcgggtatgttttcagggggcatctctaagatgccctctggggtgtatttcacaataaaatgtacactagcatcagtgtgcatttactgtgctgagaagtttgataccaaacttcccagttttcagtgtagccattatggtgctgtggagtttgtgtatgacagactcccagaccatatactcttatggctaccctgcacttacaaagtctaaggttttgcttagacactgtaggggcatagtgctcatgcacctatgccctcacctatggtatagtgcaccctgccttagggctgtaaggcctgctagaggggtgacttatctatgccataggcagtgtgaggttggcatggcgccctgaggggagtgccatgtcgacttagtcattttttccccatcagcacacacaagctggcaagcagtgtgtctgtgttgagtgaggggtccccagggtggcataagacatgctgcagcccttagagaccttccctggcatcacggcccttggtaccggggtaccagttacaagggacttacctggatgccagggcgtgccaattgtggagacaaaggtacaggttaggaatagaacactggtgctggggcctggttaggcaTCAGcctaaatcataacttggcatcagcaaaggcaaaaagtcagggggtaaccatgccaaggaggcatttccttacagtttgtgAAAACAGATATGCACTATTTGAAATACCtataaccaaatttgttttgtttttttaaagtaggtgGTTAGCTCACAACATTGATTGGTTTCTGGGCAACCAGAGTTTCCAGGGATGTATGCAACACCTAAACAGATTAAACAGTTCTGGGAGGACATGCTTAGATTATTTGGATCCTTGCTGAATTCCTCATGCACGCCTTCAGCTCTCCACTCTGAAGTTTAAAACAAATATGTTGACGGAAGTCCTCCAGCTGAGGCAAACATCTTTGGAATCCTTTCTGCTATTTAATAAGGGACTGACAAATACCTTGTCGGATGCATGTGCCAAGCCTTGTTCTAGACTCCTAGTCACCACCTAAACAAATCTAAGAGTTCTATGAGGACATACTCCTTTTATTTGGATCCTTGCCGGTTTCCTCTGGCACGCCTTGGGAGACTGAGGAACGAGAGGCCTTCCATCTGGAGTACTGCATGCGGGTTTGCCCTTGTCACCAATTGGGCCCTCTGCACCAGTTACAACGCCTTTGGCTCGGATTCTGGCTCAGCTTCCTGTGGCATGGTCCACGACAGTTCCTGGTACTTTGACACCTGTGCTGAATCCATCAGTGCTGGACAAGGACATACGAATAGTGCACTCTGACTCCAGGTCTGTGCCAGTACAACCTCGACCAAGCCCGCGCTTAACCACTTTTGATGCACAGTTTCCCCCACTTGATTTGCCCTCTCCACAAGGTAGCTCACACAATACATTCCATTTTTGTCATGGACTCGGACAACGACTATGACACGGATGATGCATTTGCTCACTCGTGTGATGAGGACAATTGGTCCAACGATTTGCAGGGGGCCAGCTGTTTCAGATCTTCAGCTGAATTGGGTCTTCTCTCACCCTCTGGCCCAGCCACTAAGGAATCTGCTTCCTATACTATGGTGATACATAGAGCAACTGAATTTCTTGTCCTCCAGCTCCCCACCCTGGAGGTTAAAATGAATATGTTGACGGAAGTCCTCCAACCAAGGTAAACGTGTTTGGTGTCCTTTATGCCATTTAATGAGGTACTGACAGATACCTTGTTGGATGCCTGGGCCAAGCCTTACTCTGACCCTCCAGTCAATGGGCAAATAGTGAGACACTGTTGTCATGCCCTTGTTGTCCCTGCGCCCCTGTCTCAGCAACATTTCCCCAAATGTTTGATTGTGCAGGAACTCACAAGTAGGTCTAATCTTAATACTTTCCCGACTACTCTCTCCCATAGTTAATCCAAGTGACTATAAACATTTCAGAAACaagtgttttcttccaccagcctggctttTCGCTCAGTGAATGCTGGCTGTCTCCTGGGGTGCTACTCCCATGCCTTTGGGACTTGGTGATTCAAGCCCTCCCTGGTTTTCAAGATGATTTCCAATGCGTCCTTTCCCAGGCCATCAAGGACGATTGGTGTTCGACTTCACCCTCTCTGCAGGGTaaccctcaaacgttttgccttcacccctcctttttctgaatttgtttttattggcattaTGACTCTGTTAACTTTactagtgctaaattgcttgtgctctctcccttaaacgtggtaaaattggcttacacctggttGGTACATTCATTTTACTTAAATGCCTCTACTATATGGTACTACATGGATCCAGtggctgtacattaaatgctactagtaaaccTGCAGCCCTCATTGTGCTACACAcgacagtagccctttaaacatgtctcaagcctgccatttcagcctgttgtgcagttttaaattaaACCTTttttcaggcctaaaccttcctctcTAATagatatgtcacctctaaggtaggccctaatcaACCTTCTGGCCGGatgcattgtgtttaaaaattaggacatgtgttttttaagttttacttctcctggtagtgaaaaactcctaaatttgttttgactactgtaaggcctacatcTCCCATTAGATAACATTGGTTTACCTGATGACACATAATAAGtaataactttggattgggagtagCCACAAATGCCATggttggactcaaatgaattgtaacttaaaatcccctttaatggtaaagttgaatattacattgcagttttgaaaatgccacttttagaaagttgccatttccctGTCTTAAACATTTTGAGACTTTCAAGGAGTTTCCAGCTGTTTGGGCCTGTTAGTGGCTCCCACATCAGGAATGCACATTGGGCCCAAACATGGAAGAACAGGGACAAGATGTTGCGGGGAGAGTGCCATCCTGCAAGGATGGTAAGGGCAGAGCTGTTTCTTTCCCCACTTACATTTTGAACGTCTGCCTCTAGCACACTTACAAAAGATTTTGACACCAGCCTTTTGGCACCTTAGACCTCCTGAAGCCTGGGCAGGGGAAGGAATGGAAAGGAAGGaacattccagaaccagatgttgggGTGGACTACatgtttccccacttcaaagggtggcacaagatataaatattggatctcctgagcaactcagtacacttctagacttgTGGACAttgcagaagaaggattgcctagttccccggaggactgccctgctgctgtcagaggactgccctgctccttgAGACAGCCctactctctgagaaggaagacttgaCTTGCACCATTCATCCCAGGCTaaactgagtgactccaagggttggtTGGCTAACCTCTTGttcctgatccctaagaggtgcattccagtgGTCCTCGACCCTTGACTTATATTAGTTGAATTTgtcctgtgaaatcctgaagttttgaatcCTATGTGTCAGACTTTGAGAATATAACTTTTTGAGCAGGACTAACATGGTCTCTGTATCCGGCCCGCACTCGGTCGTGGTCAGTGTGAACTTGTGACTGTCCCTTTCTAGTTCGACCGGATGCCCACAGATAGCGCTtcctgctttttggcactatttttacctaaatattttaaattgcatatctccggtcccactgtttggatttttgttgttttgatctcatGGTATGAAttaaatttcactttttttttctaaattggtatgggatatCAACTTAttagtgtttgtgtgctgtataaaaacttaacacagtgcctctaagttaagcctgacagcatttgagtcaagctaccagagagttaagctcaggttaatttagtgacttttgtggtacaCCCTGAAAAGGGTTGTTGTTGTagcttgagaagggttttcacccATCCTCAatgaaaaaggcatttttttacAGTTTGGATGTGGCcaagttcacaattcattgtggcttggacaccactgATTGCATCAAGAGGGTAATTGACTGATGACCGTCTTTCTGTCTTGCGGCCGAAAATTCTATCCTTTTGACCACTGGGGCTATTGAGGGGGTGTCTGTGCCAGAAGtaagttgtggttgctattcctgttactttctgatGCCCACAAAGGATGGAAGCCTTTGTCTGATTTTAGACATGTGCCCTTTAAACGCCTTCCTCCAGAAGGCAATATTCAAGATACGCACACcggcccaggtcttgtctgctgTCAACACTTGAGACTGGCTGGTAGCGTTGGACGTGCAAGGCACCTACCTACTTATTCCTgttctccagacccactggcactacATGTGGTTGAGGTGGGGCAGGAGcctttttcagtttgctgtgctcccctttgatctcaccagtgcccctcgggtgttaatGAAATTGATGTTGGTGAGCACACACCTTTGGAGGTCagaggtgccagtcttcccctaccccagtgactggctgttaaaggcgggctcgccccagacAGTTGTCAACCACCACCAGAGTAGGGCCAACCTCCTGTCatcgttggggttcactatcaacatgccaaagtcacacctgactcctcagaGACTCCCCTTCATCTCAGCCTTTCTGGACATGGTTCGGATTTGTGCCTTTCCCTTGGGAAAGAGAGTCCAGAACATTTATGCTATGATCACATTCTTTAAACCTCAGTCCTGAAtttcagggaggtcaactctgaggctgctgggactgatggcctcctgcattgtgCTAGTCcagcatgccaggtggcatatgctggatctgcagtgggagctgaagtctcagtgggcccaacatcaagagGACCTCTCCAGCCATGTTTCGATTTCCGAGCAGACTGAAAAAGATCTGCGATGGTGGTTGCTGGTGCGCAGTTGGGTCAGCGGCAGGCCCATCTCCCTTTCCCTTctggagctgacagtggtgacaaaTGCATCACTTCTGGATTGGGGTGGCCATTTAAGAAAGAGTCCCAGCTCCATATCAACTTTCTGGAGGTGAGGGCCATCCGCCTGACGTTTAAAACCTTCCTGCTATCCGTCTAggggaggctggtacaggtgctcatGAACACCATTGAAATGTTGTAATGCATCAAACGGGATTTGGTGGGATCACACACCCTGTGCCAGGAGACTTTGCACCCCTGAAAATGGTTTGACCACCAAGGGATCTTCTGGGTGGGGAACCACCTGGTAGGAACATTGAATGCTAGGGCGGACAAGCTCAGCCGTCGGCACATGGCGGATCATGAGTGGCAGTTACACCAGGAGGTAGCGCATGATCACTCCCAAGAATGGGGAGAAACTTATCTTGATCTTTTGTTGCCGTTGAGAATGTGCAATGTGAGCACTTTTGCACATTAAAGGTTTCCAAGTTCCCTCTCGCTTGGAGATGTGTTCTGCCATGAGTGGAACTcgagactcctgtatgccttctcctcctccaccttcatgcttggagattgagctgtGACAGCTGAACCCCTCGACCTTCCTCTGGAAGTAGATAATgtcatcttgacagccaggcgCTCCTCGACAAAAACTGTATACGCCTTTTGTAGGAAgaagtttgtggtttggtgcagcacATGCCACATTTACCCCCTCTAGGCCGAACTCTCTGACATTTGGTTGTTTGTTTTGTCACGAGCTTCGTAAGgccttgctttgggcacagttcAATGGTACCTTTTAGCTCTTTCAGTCTTTTTGCAGTTACCGAACAAGCCTTCTTTGTTTTAGTCTCCAGTTGGTATGTGCTttgtgaaaggtttgcaacatTTATTGTTTGCCTCTCCATTTGTTGTGCCTCAGTAGGACATTAACTTGGTCCTCACGTTTCTGATGCGCACTTCCTTTGAGCGCTTTGCAGCTGCTTCTTGCTGCTCCTTCTTAGACAGACTGGTTTTGTGGACACTGGCATCTTTCTTGCCTAAGGTTGTGATGCTGTTTGACATCCGTCAAACATCCCCTTTCCTGGCGTTTTTTGCTCCTTCTCACCCCTGTAAGGAGGAGTAGAGACTTCAGTGCTAGGATGCCAGTAGAGCACTGAAGGTAGACAATCAGCTCATTGTGGGACTCACTGTAGTGAAACAtacaaggctgtgcagaagagaacccTCTCCTGCTGGGTCGTGCTCTGCCTTAAGATCTTTTCTGCACTGGCTAAAAGGCAGCCTGTGGAAGGACTGAGTGCTCTCTCTatcagggccaaagctgctaccactatgTTAGCATGCGGAATCCTTgtcctagacatctgtcaggcagctacatggtcatccatccatttattcacaaagcactattgcttggatAGTCAGGTTCCCCGAGAGGACATTTTGCCAGCcgggtcctacaggactttctggtttggGTCCATTTACAGACCCTCCTCCAAATAGGTGTTGCTTTGGTATCTCTTCAAAAGGTGAGTAATTtgaggctagaagtctctatcagaagaacaagttacttacctgttatAATCTACAAAATGGTACATAGGAAAAATATAGACTCATAAGGAATTGtaaatagttatctcaagtacaTAGATAAAATAACAATTTAAGTAATAGTGTATATGATGTATTAGAATTAAGAATGGTATCTTCTGTAGTTCCTTAGAATGTAGTGGAAGTGGTACGCCCAGGAGCTGACAGTAGAATGTTAAGAATGTAAGCAATGTGTGAGAAAAGAGAGACGAGTTCGGGAAGCGTTGAATAAAGAACTGCTGAACAAGCCATCTGGAATCcgttttatttacatatttacaacattaccctttggtaatgctctttctggtagagactcttattTAGCTGCGGATTCTACACCAATTGTTCCATTCACGCCCCCCAcaagatcccaagtctaggaatctacAGAATGGTCACACCAAATTGCTTTTGGGGTCTGCCTCTGGGGGTGCTGAGAACCTCAAAagcaactgacgtcagcatgcttgAATGGCGCCTATATAGTTTCCACCCGTCATTTCCGGAGCAGAATGAGGACAGTGCAGAGCCCCGTGGCACCACTTACCAGGGAGCAGagatactgctgaaaagtttctggattcggttggaatctgcagctaaatattcCCTATCAGAAAGAGTTttagtgaaggtaagtaacttgttcatttaggtGTAAAACTGATACTAGAGAGTTGAAACCTTTGTCCAGATTGTATAAAAGTAAGAAAATAAAGAGCTAATACTGCTGCAGTATATGCCACACAATCTCATTTTTGCTGCGTTCAGAATGAAAACATTTCCAGGTCTAATTTTTCACAACAAATTATTCACACCAGTATCATTCAGTTCCATTTATCTGATATTGAATACAAATGGGTGCTACGGAGCATTGGTAAAGGTCAACACGCCTCGCTTGTTTTGGGTGCAAGTCTTCGATCTGTGACGTGTTTGGTTGCTGTAACAGAAATCACACAGGTAGCCAAATATTGAGCCTGGGGCGCAGTGTCGCGCATGGATTATATATCACGTTTTAGGCCACGTCTTTACTTACGCCAACGTCTTTAAAAGGATTAGCCACTTTTAGAACCCCCGCCCCCCCATAACCAGAACTTGAACTTGCGCTTGCGTGAGGACCAGCGCCGAACGCTAACAGGGGATTTCTCTATTAAAAGACCGATCAGATCCGTATTGGAGGCACAGTGCAACCCAGATGTGCAGTCAGTGCTTGCTGCGTCAGCAGACGAGTGTGGCCCTCCTCAGGCAGGCCCTGCAGCGCCGTCTCCTGACAGCTATTGGCTCCCCCGCGGCAGATATATGACCAGGCGGGGTTGACCAAGACAGTCCTTCAAAGGAATAGATTATTATGCCGGCTTGCCCTAAATCTGATATGGCAGGTATCTGAAATCGATAGcaccacacacactctctctcgccctctctttTTTATCTTTTAAGGTTGGGGTGACAAGAAGTATTGGTATGGGGCACACAGCTCGCCAGCAGGAATCTTTCATAATTGTAATTGGTCAATGGAGAAGGGAGGAATTGTAAATCTGATATTAAAAAATATTCACTTTTGTCGCATTTCTGTCGGCAAATAGTTCTTTAACATTTGTCCTAGAATTTGACATCGTTTTCTTTTCAAGCTAATGCGTATTTATATTATGCTGAAGTATTGGGTCCACTTTCTGTGCATTTTTCGAAAGtgaatttttgtatttgttttttccccaaaatgtgCCGGCTAGCATGTGGCATTGGAAAGGTTGCGCAGCTCTCATGTTGCAAGGTACAATTATTACACTGTTTCGTTCGTAAATGTTGAGTCACAGTGTGTGAAGATTTGTAGTGCAGCAGGGGTTTCAGCAAAAGAGGGGATTTTATCATGTTTTGGAGCTATGTGCATCCCCGTTGTTAAAAGTGATTTAAAAAGAAACTGCATCACGGACAATAATTCCACACCCAGTTCGTGTGTGCACAGTCGTGTTACATTTATAAATTGATGTGTTGTTTGCTACGAATACAGAAAACACTGAAACGCCTGGTCTGTTGCCTTTGGCTCAGTAAATGAGCACATGCTCAGTGCGCTTGTGTTGCACAAGGGCGCAGTTCACAGAAACGGCCACCAGAGGGACCATTGTTGTGCTTGTCTTTCTCGTATTCGTCCAGCTGTTTGGAGCGCAGATTGACAGGTCCCTGGGTGTTGGTTGCCATGTGGATATGCAAGTAAGAGCAGGCAGGGCGCAGTGCCATTGGCCATAAGCTGGATCCTCGCGGCTGGGTGGGTGGAGCTTGGTTGAGTCCTCTCGTAAAAGGATACAGGGTGCCTCCATTCAGCACTTCAGATACTAAGCagagggttcctggcgctggctgTGGAAGAGGAGGGGTAGTGCCAGGGAGGTCTACTCCGCTCTCAGGCAGTGCACGTGAAAGGCGAGGGTGTCTGCTACACTTTGGAGGATGTGCTGCGGAAGGAATGACCAGctgaaaatcaacatttaaaagGAGAGAAAACACGTGCAAATGCTGTGCATGCAAGTATTCAGTCAGAGACTCTGACATCTGGACTAGTGCTGCAGGGAGCGCGGGACTTTGCCAAAATCTGAATACATTTGCAGAGAATATAGGGAAAAGAAAAAGCTTCAAGAAGTACAagcactgaggctgctgggcccttTGGGTGGCCTCCGGACTGCTCTCGATCCCCCGTGGCAACTTTGCAGGCCGCAGGGGGTGTGTCGATGCTTTGAACCCTCTGGTGCTGTCGGCGACCCCTGCTGCCGATCAGTGAAGTTACTGGATCTCTTTGCCCTGGGGTAGGGTACCCCACCTCAGGGCCACCGCCGGAGGAGACACCCTCTCCGCTCCTGGGGGCGCCCCTCCTGCCCCCTCTGCTGCTGTGGGGAGGAGGGAGTGCGCGCTGTCAAGTTTGCCTGTCCCAGGCCGGTGGGAGGGTGCAGAGGGGAGCGGGGAGGGGAGGCGGCAGGCGCTCGGAGCcgtgagcagcagcagcagtgacacCGCCGGCCCCGTGTATGGACTGGAGATGGCCTCGGAGCTGGGCATGAGCGCGGAGCTGCCCAACAGCCCGCTCGCCATCGAGTATGTCAACGACTTCGACCTGATGAAGTTCGAGGTGAAGAAGGAGCCCCCCGAAGCCGAGAGGTTCTGCCACCGCCTGCCCGCCGGCTcgctctcctccacgccgctcaGCACCCCCTGCTCGTCCGTGCCTTCGTCGCCCAGCTTCTGCGCTCCCAGCCCGGGGGGCCCGCCGGGACACCTCACCCACCCGGGAGCCGGCGGCAGCAACcagggcggcggcggcggcggcggggcCGGCAAGCCGCAGCTGGAGGACCTGTACTGGATGTCCAACTACCAGCACCACCTCAACCCCGAGGCGCTGAACCTCACGCCCGAGGATGCGGTGGAGGCGCTCATCGGCAACGCGCACCACCACCAcccgcaccaccaccaccagggctaCGAGGGCTTCCGCGGCCAGCCCTACCCGGGCGAGGAGCTGGCGCCCCCGGCCGGCGCCGGCGGCGGCGGCCTGCCGCACCACCACCACCCGGCGCacggccaccaccaccaccacctcagccggctGGAGGAGCGCTTCTCCGACGACCAGCTGGTCAGCATGTCGGTGCGGGAGCTGAACCGGCAGCTGCGCGGCTTCAGCAAGGAGGAGGTGATCCGGCTGAAGCAGAAGCGGCGCACGCTGAAGAACCGCGGCTACGCGCAGTCCTGCCGCTACAAGCGCGTGCAGCAGCGGCACATCCTGGAGAGCGAGAAGTGCCAGCTGCAGGGCCAGGTGGAGCAGCTCAAGCAGGAGGTGGCGCGGCTGGCCAAGGAGCGCGACCTCTACAAGGACAAGTTCGAGAAGCTGGCCGGCCGCAGCTTCACCTCCACGGCCGCCGGCAGGGACCCGTCGCCGCCGCACGCCGGCAAGGCGCCCGCGGACTTCTTCATGTAGACGCGCGCACGTGCTCCCGCGCACAGGACTCTCGGAGGGAGCGCTGTAAATACACGCCGGGCCCCGCGGGGGCCGGAGACTCCCGTCCGCCGTGCACAGCGACAGCCGCCCTTCCTCGCTCGCGCGGCCCCGCTCCTCACCC
Coding sequences:
- the MAFA gene encoding transcription factor MafA, whose translation is MASELGMSAELPNSPLAIEYVNDFDLMKFEVKKEPPEAERFCHRLPAGSLSSTPLSTPCSSVPSSPSFCAPSPGGPPGHLTHPGAGGSNQGGGGGGGAGKPQLEDLYWMSNYQHHLNPEALNLTPEDAVEALIGNAHHHHPHHHHQGYEGFRGQPYPGEELAPPAGAGGGGLPHHHHPAHGHHHHHLSRLEERFSDDQLVSMSVRELNRQLRGFSKEEVIRLKQKRRTLKNRGYAQSCRYKRVQQRHILESEKCQLQGQVEQLKQEVARLAKERDLYKDKFEKLAGRSFTSTAAGRDPSPPHAGKAPADFFM